The DNA window TCCTTCATAATCCCCGTTCACGAAAAGATTGCCGGCCGACGCCGTGTTTGCCCACCAACAGAGCATGCCCACGAGGAACGCTATCGCAACAAATCTTGTTTGCATAAGAGCCTCCGTTTTCCGTCCGGGGTCGTCATGCGATTGGCGTGCGCGAAAGACGATTACGCGCGTCTACGGCCGAGCGAACCGCAGCTTGTCGGTGTTCCAGCCCGGCTGCGCTCTCGCAAATGGCCAGTCAAATAGCGGCGCTTCGCGGAGCGTGCAGATCAGTACAGGCGCATTTTTAGGGTATCGCTGCGGTACTGTCCAGCAGATTCTGGATGTGCCCTAAGATCTAGTGCAGCCATGATCGCGGCCGGTCAATCCGAGTAGCGGAGGTGGGAACTCAGTCGGCATTCTCAGCCGGCTCGTAAGCCAGCCGAAACGGTTCTTCTGCTTTCTCGCCGCCCAGTTTGTGCGACACCACTCTGCACCTGCCCGACCGGCTGCTGACGATAATCGACGATTCTCCGACCAGGCGCTAAAACACGGATACGGAGAATCATAACTCCGCGAGTGCTGTGCGTCGTTCCGTTTGGCTGAATCTGTGTATTATCCGTGCTCCATCTGTGGCCGCGTCCACCGCCTGCCCTGTCAAAGCGGCCGTTCAGTCGTTATATTCGCGCTGTGACAGACGGTTTCGCGAGCGAGATTTCATGGCCGGCCAGCAACCAACGGGGCGGGAGAGTTGGCGGGCCCTGTATCCGTTTGCCTCGCGGTTTGTCGATCTCGACGGTGTGCGCTGCCATTGTTTGGACGAGGGGACCGGACCCGCGCTGCTGTTGGTCCACGGCAATCCCACCTGGTCGTTTCATTGGCGGAATCTGATCTCCGCCTTACGGCCGAGGTTTCGCTTGATCGCCCCCGATCATATCGGCTGTGGGTTGAGCGATAAACCGCGGGAATATCCGTATCGACTGAGTCAGCACGTCGAGAATCTTGTCCAATTGATCGAGCATCTCGATCTACGTGAGATCACGCTCGTGGCGCACGACTGGGGCGGCGCGATCGGCTTAGGTGCGGCGCTGCGATGCAAACAGAGATTCGCTCGGCTTGTTTTGATGAACACGGCGGCGTTCCGCTCGACGCGAATGCCGTGGCGGATTCGTGTCTGTCGCATGCCTGTGCTCGGCCCACTGGCGGTCCGCGGGCTAAACGGGTTCGTGCGGGCGGCGCTCTGGATGGCCGTCTGTCGGCACGACCGGATGACGCACGAGATTCGAGCCGGTTATCTCGCGCCGTACAACAGTTGGGCGCATCGGATCGCGATCCAACGATTTGTTGACGACATTCCGCTGTGCCCGCGACATCCA is part of the Pirellulales bacterium genome and encodes:
- a CDS encoding alpha/beta fold hydrolase, translated to MAGQQPTGRESWRALYPFASRFVDLDGVRCHCLDEGTGPALLLVHGNPTWSFHWRNLISALRPRFRLIAPDHIGCGLSDKPREYPYRLSQHVENLVQLIEHLDLREITLVAHDWGGAIGLGAALRCKQRFARLVLMNTAAFRSTRMPWRIRVCRMPVLGPLAVRGLNGFVRAALWMAVCRHDRMTHEIRAGYLAPYNSWAHRIAIQRFVDDIPLCPRHPSYDTLTAIEYGLPTLAHLPTLLIWGMRDWCFTPHFLDRFLDFFPAAEVHRLAEAGHWVVEDAYEQIIPLIEQFIAKQVTFHPIV